TAAGCAATATGAGAACCATGTCGATAAATAAATAGGGAGTTGTCGGACTTGCTCTACGTGAATCCCTGCAAAAGAACAAAATTAGTAAAACATTGGTACCCGTGGAGCCTGTTTTAAGCCATAGAGAGACTTTTTCAATAGGCAAACATGATAAGGAAAATCTCGAGGACAGAATCCCATTGGCTAATGCATATAAACCCTTTCATCAAGTGTACCATAGAAAAAAGCAGTAGTGACATCTAGTTGATGAATCGGCTAGGACTAAGTGAGAGCCAAGGAGAGAACCGTACGGATGGTAGCCGGTTTAGCCACCGGGCTGAATGTTTCACCACAAACGATGCCAACCTGTTGTTTTTGACCATCTCACCGGTATAGCCTTGTACTGTTCTAAATGGCCatcaaattaattttttttaaaagccACATGTTGAGAATAATGTTCATGTTAGGGCACCAAGGAATGGGTTCCCATGTCTTGTTTTTAATAAGTGCACTACACTCATCATGCATGGCATTATACGATTCTGGTGTGGATAGGGCAGTTTGAGGTATTTTTGGGATGGGAACTGTAGTGGATGTGTGGAGGTAAACAATTGTCTTTGTTTAGATATACCGTCCATGGAGCGTGTATGCATGGTACGGTTAGTGACTTGTGGAGTAGGAGGAGGGGGCGGCCAAAGTAATTGGTGGTGGAGGATGCGGTTGTCGAGTAGGTTgaggagggcaatgggggtattATTAGGTTGGGTGGGTCAGGTGTTGCGTCAGGATTAGGTGAGAATGGGTGTTCGGGTTAGGTCTGAGGAAGTGGGTTGGACGGGGAGGGAATTCAGCGGTGATGTGGATTGGGCCGGTGAACTGTGAGCTAGCATGGTTGGCGATTGGGCCGGACTCATAGGTGGTGTGGGTGAACTTTGGACTAAAGAAGGAGTTGGGGAGGGCTGATGGAGATGGTTCCATATAATGGGGTGAAGGTTGGGAGTTAGGAAATCATAAGAGGAGGGTGTGGTTGGAAGGCAGATGCTATATGGTAAAATGGTTTCCTCGAAGTGGACATGGCGAGAAATGAAGTTATTATTGGCATATTCGCGGCCGATATCGCATTGAAATTGTTTTACTATTCTTTCAAATTGGGTGTGTATAAGGTTGTAAAAGGTGGCAAAGTAATTAGTCTACTGTTTTACCCCTTATCCGCACCCTTTGAAAATATTTCCTGGTAACGCCACTATGAACTTTGTCCCTAAAAATTAATTACAAGATGTTTGTGTCTCAATTCCAAAACCTCTGTAGGGCGGTTCAAGAAGGTCGGCGGTCACAATCAATCTCTAGATATTGGAAGCTCACACTACAAATCTGAGAATTTCACAAAGGGCTTGGTGGGTCTAGCTCACTAGTTTTAAAGTTAACAGAAAATTTTAATTTGTTAAAGCTATAAATTTTGCATTTAAGAAATAATAATAATCGAATCACATTTAAAATAAATGCATATATGCACGTAGTTTTTATAATTTTGTGACACCTTCTAAACTTCATGGAAATTTCAGTTACAATTTACTAGCTTAGGAACTTAAATGTTAAATACATAGAAATAGTGGGACACAAACATACAATCTGTCTCTGCCATGTaggttccattaggaccacacACCACTATTGTTAACATAGACACCATGCAATTTCTTGGAACCTTTCTTCTAGGTATGGTAATGCACTCTACCACACAGGGTCAATCTGTAAAACAGTCGGACTAATATAATCCAAAGGACTACTGAGAGATACATGGTTCACCAAAGGGTCTTCGGTCTAGCGATACCCAGGATTTTGATAAGGCTGTCTTtgcaaatggtaagagtttaaGTTGTGTggttgtcaaaaaaaaaaaaaaaaaaaaaaaaaaaaaaaaaaaaaaaaaaaagcgtaATTTAGGAGTTGAGTTAGGCAGTGTGTGAGTTTACCATAGAAAAAGAGATATGGTGCAATTTCCTAGAAACAATGGGTGGAAGACCCATGTCAACTGGAAAATTACTGGTCACATAAGTCACCATTTCCCAAATTTGTGTATGGTCCATGGCTGCTTAATCCGGCCAAGTAGATAAGTCACACCCATTTCTACATTTTTGCTGGTAATTTGCCCAGAAATTGGGAATACAGCTACTCTTCTCATTATATTAAACCAATtctttctttttattattataaactATTCACAAACAAGAAGCAAGTTTAAGAATTTCTGTAAGAATACGATTTGTACATTTTGGTTGGCGGTTTCAAGAACGTGGTTTGTAGATGACATCCATTGGTAAATTCTCTAACTTTTGACATTAGTTGACATTCATCTTTTATATATTTCTTTATTCTAGCCGGTAGATTAGATTCTCGTTGTagtacacggtttgaataaaagAAATATTTAATAGACGGTAATAAAGATTTACCATTTTGATATATTATGTTTTAGTAATTTAATAACTTGATATAttatgttttattgttatttttaGTAACTTTTCTATTAAATTAAGAAATAGAATAGTAAGGGTGAAATAATAGAAGCAAGAAAAGAAATGTTAGGCTCACAAAATTATGATACGTGACGCAAACAATTACTTAATTACCAGGTATAGATATATATCACGGATTATCAAGTTAGATTTAGGTGGTTGGTTAAGTGAGCATAAAGGAGTTCAGCATTCGTATCAATTTGATTAGTTAGATTTGCCGAGTAGCTCAAAGGTATTAAGTAGTTGATTCTCAATTACTCGCGGAATCAAGCTTCTTATGAAATTACTCATTATTTTTGAATTGTGTTATTGAGTATGTTCTTTAATAATTTGTGGTAAATCCTTGTATCAGAGTTAAGAGACTGAAAAAGTCATCTACGTATGTGATATCAGTTTATGACTATATGTATTAAAGCAAACAACTTGTGTCTTTGTTTACGCATCCTCTTAATATCTACTTGGCTGATTAATTGTTTTTTGGACCCCAAGTACACTTTTCAAGTTTTTTTACAGGCTAGAAGGTTGCCTCCTTAGCCGGCTAAGCTTATTTGACATTTTTTCTGATTAGTTGGTTTTGGAAATGTCTATTTTTAAAGGATTAAAAGACATTGTCAATTTTGGCGTTAAAGgtggttaatatgttattttTCCCTTATTTAAACCACAAGAATCCTCTCTAGAACTTTTACCTTAAGCTCCCTTTTACATGCACACTGACcatgaaaaaacacaaaaacaattatTCGATGTAACAAATAATGTAACATGTTTCCAGCAATAGGTGTTCTGGCCCTTGGAGGAGATCACAAGAAGCTATTAGAGATCATACCAGATCATGTAAAGAAGACATGGACCGAGTGGGCACTTCAGGTACTGGTTTTTATCAGCATCGCTTCACAAGTTGTCTTATTTTTACTTGGCAACCTTCGGAAACACAATCCACGGACACGAATCAGAATTTCTCTCTGGTGTGCCTACTTAGTCACATATGCAGTTGCATCTGGAGCTCTTAGTATCATCACCCGAAGTGCCTTAGACGTTTGCAGCACCTCTCATCCGGTATCAATATCTGAAAAGCCAAACACAAGTGAGCTCATGTCTTTTTGGGCACCGTTTTTCCTTCTTCACCTTGGTGGTCCAGACACCATTACCGCCTACTCATTAGAAGATAATGAACTTTGGTTACGACACTTGGCAGAAGTCGGTTTTCAATCAGGAGTCGCGATCTATATCCTCCTGTTGTCATGGCCAGGTTGTTCTAATCTCCCATTACTAAGTGTATTGGTTTATATAGCCGGTTTCATCAAGTGCTTTGAACGTATTCGTGCTTTACTACTAGCAAACACCGAGTATCTTCGAGACTCGATGCTTGGTTCACCTGACCCTGGTCCCAATTATCCCAAATTCCTGGAGAACTACCACTTGAGAAAGTCACAGGGGTATAATGTGAGCGTTGGCGAAGTCCCAGAAGCCCAGTTCCCAGTAAATGATAATACATATCCTAAATTTCAGGGCGATGTAATTTCAGAAGCTTATTATCTATTCCAAGCATTCAAACGGATTTTCGTTGATCTCATACTCACATTTGAAGATAGAGATAAAAGCCAGTTCTACTTTAGCCAGCTTAAATCTAAGGAAGCTTTCAATCTAGTTGAGATTGAGCTCGGATTTGCATATGACATGCTTTACACCAAGGCTAATGTCTTGTATACCTTCGTCGGGCTAGTACTTCGAGTTACTAGTGTTTTCATCCTTCTTATGTCACTTGTGGGCTTTTGCTTTCTCTGTGATGTGCATGATTATAGAATTACTGATGTTGCAATTACTTATCTGTTATTTGCAACATCAGTTGTAATGGAAATCGTTGCTGTTATTACCATGCTGCGTTCAGACCGGACAGATGTTTGGCTGAGCCAGCGCAACTACTCACGCAACATCCTCATATTTCCATTCTTAAAGCAACCAACTAAACTAAGATGGTCAGGATGCATCGCGCAGTTAGATCTACTAAGTGTCGCGCTTGAAGAGAAGCCTGCTAGTCTTTTGACAACTCAG
Above is a window of Helianthus annuus cultivar XRQ/B chromosome 14, HanXRQr2.0-SUNRISE, whole genome shotgun sequence DNA encoding:
- the LOC110908179 gene encoding uncharacterized protein LOC110908179, producing MARNEVIIGIFAADIALKLFYYSFKLGVYKVVKGGKVPLGPHTTIVNIDTMQFLGTFLLEIHGSPKGLRSSDTQDFDKAVFANAIGVLALGGDHKKLLEIIPDHVKKTWTEWALQVLVFISIASQVVLFLLGNLRKHNPRTRIRISLWCAYLVTYAVASGALSIITRSALDVCSTSHPVSISEKPNTSELMSFWAPFFLLHLGGPDTITAYSLEDNELWLRHLAEVGFQSGVAIYILLLSWPGCSNLPLLSVLVYIAGFIKCFERIRALLLANTEYLRDSMLGSPDPGPNYPKFLENYHLRKSQGYNVSVGEVPEAQFPVNDNTYPKFQGDVISEAYYLFQAFKRIFVDLILTFEDRDKSQFYFSQLKSKEAFNLVEIELGFAYDMLYTKANVLYTFVGLVLRVTSVFILLMSLVGFCFLCDVHDYRITDVAITYLLFATSVVMEIVAVITMLRSDRTDVWLSQRNYSRNILIFPFLKQPTKLRWSGCIAQLDLLSVALEEKPASLLTTQKLLGIEKYRVKHRYKTYSKVSSNLKNLIYNQFQEFMRCSSDPKALCNHKGSFSLRKNACDDQLWSINKVDFDQSIILWHIATTLCFYSEELDNQGDIDVYRLESKHISDYMLYLLVSYPVMLPIGIGMIRYRDTCAEATRYFKEKGPITEKVKACKKLLKVCSLDVLPSKVKGDRCKSALFDGCRLELTLKKMETERMWKVMSQLWIEILAYAATHCRGFQHEQQLRKGGEFLTHVWLLMAHLGITEQFQVSQGHARAKLVVA